A region of the Antedon mediterranea chromosome 4, ecAntMedi1.1, whole genome shotgun sequence genome:
aataaatgggacctatatttttgttacatgaaataaattacaatatatatttatattgtcatGCCGCTAGTCggtagataaaaaaaaagattgtaatactgtaattaataataactagatggtcgtgcccacagatggttctcgaatacataataatttcagcgttaaaaaactggcgatttcaaatatacgtaccgcaggacaataatacgtaccgcaggacaatgatacatgtcgtttacaggaacgaataaatagacactgtgatttatgtactcaactaaaattagcaccctgggaattacttccgaaaaagaaacttgtcacaaaatgagacaaaTTGtgtaagtcaaatttaaacaaacttaatttgtgttttgtatgtaacattagggttgagggatggggaagaggatggttgcaaagaggaacaatttttaaatatattctttatccatttagtaacgaaatattaattgaacttaTTCAACCTTATGTTCCTAAGCGGTCTCTGAGATCTAGATCTGAGTCTCTTCTTGCCCATATATTTCATACTTCCACTAAGTTTTAGGCCTATGGAAATCGTTCATTTTCTTCGGCATCCGTTTCTCTATGGAATGCGTTGCCTATTGAAATCCGACAGGCTACTTCCACCAGTGTCTTCAAATCTCTCCTCAAAACCcatctttttaatttgtaattttctaaatttttctgtctttgtaaagcgcattgaggctttcagcataatgcgctatatccagttattattattaggtgatcatttagaataaaatgatcacctattgttattgtatcaaatctttattcttcttcttcttcttcttcttcttcttctacttcttcttcttctttctgtacactttttgtttaacaaatatctcaaaaagttaaatgtcaatgattaccaaaatttcacaatgtctttcaaatactgtaacttagtcctaataagcttttcagcgtgatcactcatccgtgacaaCACGTATatgccattttgtgaaatcacattatcaatcatatctccataattcattatcacatattaatgaaattcactacatgtaaacttcaggtcaaggtaaaaaatattaacaaataaaaacctgcgagtttcaaggtcatgcgcatgaaatcgcgcgttaaaattttaaaaagctcaaaattaggttttgatcaatttagagcatgaattaggccatttgcgtgtttcaaaaaattactgcgcaaaaacacgtttttgcgcacgcgattcgtaaaaagcgtaaaaaataaaatttgatgtataaatcacaatctactcacaatccttagtacattcaccaaatttgagtccattTCTACTTAAAATAGTGCTCTATGAGCACATTACAAATGACAAAATGcacacattaattgtacaaaagtgctaaaaatggtaaaaaataaggcctttttaaaatgaaaataaatcttcagaatgcacgatgacccctaagttttttaacttattcgggattgagttgtagatataaatgtatatacacattagacgtacaaaatggtattacgtcatcaaatggccacttgaatttaaaaattaggattttttccgttttgtgtaggttatcacattcaatagagcgcatctccgctTTTTGAGCTCGATTTTTGCGCAAATTTCAGTGTGTGCTTGCctaattatttatctttctcataagttgtcagtgttttcattttgatgacgtcatcacgcgtaaaattttgaataacgtaggtcgtgtaatttcaccttcgccgtaaattgaatattttacagctcttcagaattgaacgttaccttgatgattataatttattatgaaagctgatgaaatgtagatatgaattcatataaaaaccaagcctttcggatgttgtgacattaaaatatggccagatgaagttaaaaagtagtttttacatctttttcgtcaaagttatacaaatttcaaagagcgggcacagcgcttctacgtgccagatttttttccaattcttatatttatttgctcaattcattatctttcgaaattgtcatctttgagtttattttgataattccatcataccaaaaaattagaacatgatgtgtgtcccgtaatttcacctatgctacactgtatatagatatacagtatatactgtacatattttatatggcatataataggcacaactcagcactataagcgtatgcatcatgtcataggatggcgtacatcaactttttacgatcgtatgttaacgtacatgcatgtttaaaaagtggtaatttcattaaaatgataaaaatgatcacctataattcgtcaaagtgacgaattaaattctagctATTATTGtcttcatgttttacaaataatataccactaaacacagtaaaacattgcgatgtaatactttgttgaaactatcaccgtcctagtcgattgaaatagtacagtacatgtaacgatacatcactacgacgtgtatatgtttatataatgtaaaacaatttgtgaaaaccacctctattcggggaaaatcataaattcgatttaatcctcaataaatattaaattatccaactcaacttaattagttaggcctaatggttttcaattgtttcttagagccaattcatacttaagttggttcctaccggggttcctaccctacccaccataaaagttgttctgcgtttagggcatgtgatgtaccttaggcctatcctctactggttttacaacgctactcatgccagtgagggaagggtgatgatgtgggtggtttaactgcaataataacgatttgtacataatatacggcgagtgaaaacgctagctcattatccgtttaaacaaaattcatatccaacctctgcagcacagattgaaaaaaaaaatggatcgaatttctgttatgagtatacagtagtacttgcctttacgacgcctgagggaatagacacttgtggaacagagattggaatgttccattcatcgcaaatcaatacatttgtataaacgtatattaaatctatcaaaatagtattttttttaaaaaaatcggcctgtcttcaacattatgatgctgtacttgagctgttcaaccggttttcagccattaaaaacaattatcgtaagaggagataggaaaatgcgaagcttcctcgtattatcgtctgcgggtatttttcaagacggacatccattagacagtgtataccactattgaaaaacacccctatttggggcaaatcgttgaacctaaattcgttttaatcgtcaataactaattatcgaactaaatttaattagtaaacagggttacatcaggtggttaaaatcagtaccgaaagtacgaaccaactttatataccatcgagtaaacattctagaaataacgcgcgatttaccgaattttgcccttacgtaaatttatatatagataataataaagactTATACTAATGAAGGAAGCCTCAATGtccatataatgtaataatgtattcaaacctatatatatatatttcagttTTATTAATAACACTATAAATGATAAAATGGAGGAAAAAATGATGGGACACACATTAAGGCATTGTCAATCAACTAAAATGAGTCAATGGCGGTCTTATTGTTATCaacataggcctataggtaTTAGGAGTAGAAGTTATTCATCAATAATGACCACTTTGCTAACATTTAACGGACGCGTCTGTAAAGTTGGTCCACACTTTAAATATTTCAACTGGTGATTTATACGGACCATGGACAACCATGCTCTTTAAAAGATCACATTTATCTGAATCACTATAACCCCAGTTTTTAAAACCATCATGATGCATTGGGATCACGCCTTCTTCCTCTGCTAAAATTCCTTGAAACGCGTCATCAATTGGTATAAGTGGTGTTTGTAACGCTTTTAAATACATCCCGTGGATGACGTCGCTGGATAAGATGTAACCACCACCAGAACAATATGGCGGAAAATATTTCCCACTATACTCCTTGTGAGATAcgtaatattttgatttttctcTTCGTACAATTCGACTGCGGGGTAAGACTGAACCCATGTAGAACTTTTCTAACGCTCTACCTTTCGCTCTAAGATTTAGTATATAACTGATgatgttttcaaaattaacaaatatatcatCATCCCCTTTAAACATATACTCAGCATTTTGGCAATTTTCTGATACCCATTTTAATCCTAGAGCGActtttagtgtcaaattgtgAAAACTTTCAATAAAGTCTGCCTGTATTATATCTCCATATCTAATTTGTTCGTTTTTGACAATTGATTTGTATTGttcatcttcatttttttttagttggcGTCCCATTACAAACAGAAATCGGATAGCCATCCCGATAACGTTATGAGATTTTGCCCACGTTTTTCTGATTATGTCACGTTTACCAACATGCATTGGGAGTGTACTAATAAGCACAATCATAAATATATCTTCTGGTTTACCTTGGTCGTTTTTACAAAGATCAGGACTATTAACAAGAAGGTAAAATCCTCTATCAAACAAATCACCATTCGAAACACTATTCGTTTGCATTATTAAATCCACTTCAGAATGTtcacactttttaaaaaattcagGATTGGAAACATTCGCCCACAATTTTGCCGTTAAAAGTGATGTATCAAAACCACGAGCTGTAACAATGTTACGAAATAAACAAGTATCATGGTTTAAATTTCTAAGCGTGAATCTTTTATCGTTAATAACTGTTACTCCAGCCTTTTCTGCTAAAATTGAAATGAACACATCTGCAATTGggataaaagttgaattgaacgcttctttcaaaataatatttgcaCCTTTTTTTGAAAGTATTATTCCAGAATCCAGTGTACAAAATGGCGGGAAATATTTGCGCCCGAACTGCTTAGgagatatataatattttgaatttggTTCTCGAATTGGCGCGcgatttgttattatatttccTGATACAAACGTGgattctttcttctttttttttccaaatattttaaagaaaacatcATAATTGACAAAGTTGTGATCATTCaccataaaaataaatttggctTTAGGACAAAATGTTTGTGACCATTTTAATGCCATAAACGCTTTTAAACTTGATGTCCGGAAGTTGTCTTCAAACCTCCCTTGGAGCAAATCGCCATGATTTTCATTCTCCGTTGAAACAGATTCACCATATTGGAAGTTCGCATCCcttcctaaaataaataaagtaactaTTCGTTTAAGTTTTCCGTGTTTTCCCCAAGATCTTCGAATTGCATTTCTCAAGTCAACATTTTTAGGACTTGAGTTAATAAATGTTATAGCAAGAACTGATTTACTTCCGTCGCAAATGCTAACACCTTGATCAACTTTCCGTGTCAGCATAATATCTTTAAGAACCTTTATGTTTAGCAAGTTCGGCTCAACAGTATTTTCACTTTTACTCAAAATGGTTTTCTCTATTTCAATCGGAGAATTTCTACTCAGTCTTGGTTCTTCGTTTTCTTCCAAGTAAACCACGAAAAGTACAAattgtaaaacaataaaagatACAATTGCTCCAACACCCCTTTGAATTGCCTTTCGTAATATCATTCTGTGTTAGTTGTGCTAAGAAATCTGAAACGAGATAAACAGCTGTTTACACCAACATTTCGACAAATGCTTCCTATAGGCCTAATGGTATACTTTTCGACTAAAAAGTGTAAGTTGTAATGTAAAGATGACACAAAATAGTTAATGctttaattaatgttttcataTTAGTGATTCAACGCCCTCCCATGTGTCGAAATAACATGtataaatgtacaattaaaTGTTGATAAATGTCTTAATAATTTGATTCCTTTCGTCAAATAGTTTTTAATAATTGGAGTTTCACATGTACACATTTGactgaaaaaatgttaatagaCCCAATACGGGATATTATTAACTTTACTGtgttcctcagtttccagttaagcttgaggaaaaaatatgaatacgtTTAACTTTCTTTACCTTTACCTTTCATTTAACTTTACTTATTATTGATGAGCAAAGTCTTAGCAAACTTAGAAATACTTAACTCAAAACTAACCTTAACTGAATTTAATCCAAATTGGGTCCTTTTCTGTAAGTAATGTCCGAATGCTTtccttttatatttaaaatatccgACACGTACAGTAGcatttgtcgtattcgattgggaactttcgttgtcaacgtaaagattcgttgagtactttttgtattcgaattgtaaatttgtgctcaacagaaagtcattcgaatagaaacgTTGACaaacgaaagctttttcgttaagaacaatctcaacgctcaaaatactccgttaaagaagtactcaacggtgaaagtctaaatcgaatacgacaattatCGATAAAAACTAAGTGGAATGTCCTACTCTATACAAACGAACACAGTCGTTCCACTTAAAACTTCAATGTGATCAAGATTATGGAACGTTCCAAATGATTGGTTATCTTGGAAAAAATGTGGTCACTGCGATGAAAAACTGTTTAAACAAGACTATTGACCAAGGATCCactttttgaacaaaaaaaagtaaataggTTCTTGTTTGTTTTAGTTGGAGTACTTCTCTTAACACGACTCTCTTCATATTTGACTAAGTTTTAAAACGACAAcaatgaggaaatctgtgagaatttCTACCCAGTCTTGGTTCTTCGTTTTCTTCCAAGTAAAACACGAAAAGTACAAATTGTAGTTTTGATGAAGTTGTTAAgaactaaattaaatttaaccaagAACACATTGTTGTTTTGActattttgttttgctttaaatctGCTTTAAAATTGTTTGGTGATTCAATTTTGGTcagagtgaataactattgtgacaataaaatggcataCTAAACCaattatcaaatatatatatatatatatatatatatatatatatatatatatatatatatatatatatatatatatatatatatatatataaatcaatgatgttgcgtagcactgtgtaaattatatataaatcatactgtaaattatagaaacagtgctaatatgagcactgtttctataatttacagtatgatttatatatatatatatatatatatatatatatatagcactgtgtaaattatatataaatcatactgtaaattatagaaacagtgctaatatgagcactgtttctataatttacagtatgatttatatatatatatatatatatatatatatatatataggaggacaatatatctttaaataaataattccttggttataataataacaagaaCACCAGATCTCCTGCGATGTAGCtactttaaataataacaaagcattgttatacatttttttattaatgtcaAATGACGTATTTTTTTAAAGGCAAAACTCATGATTGCACCAAAACATGTTATAGGCATAATTACCCACGcgtatttcatttattcattccgATTGTAGTTAATAAACTAAGGATTATACATGGaggaaaaaatgtatattttttatataaagtttgcggtgaaccacgtataggcctatattagttctgaaaagaactgttgagtttctcgacgtttcgatcaatatgctttgatcgtcctcatgAGTGAGAATTCTCACTCCCACTCCTAACCCAttctcctgaggacgatcaaaacatattgatccaaacgtcaagaaactcaacagtacttttcagaactaatatacgcgtggtgtaccgcaaactttatatcaacatttgatttcgccatgcaaaccttcaaacaattaatttttttctccaTGATTATAACTtgataaactattaaaaatgtGTAGGCCCTATCTGTTTGTTGTAggactatttattttgtatctgcttgttgtttatatttattttaaagctcaggtatagacaagaattttaaatataatatctggttaattgtacataaatcaaatatttgtaacagaagtcaagacgaaaaaacatgaatttcccttaatatggtcaaatacaaaatttggcaaaatgttgccataaaaaccaggaagactttttttcagtagttaggtagtttaacctaatgtaataacatgtctggtgactccctggaaggtgaaaaaagatggtggatatacggtggataatttttgctatagcatgaaaataaaaatttgaagttgaataaaaataccagaaatgtaaaattcaagttatattacctatatttagtcgtctgataacattttttaccccACCGTTTcattttcatagctttttaaaatgcctctctatttacaaaacgtgtgtacaaaagaatagggattttactgtgtaatttaaactatatactgataagaaagtgcttattttcaacaagcttgtgtaggcctaacacaaataaaattcctaaaattatgaaacatcggggaaactatagatcgataattattggaatgtatgatcaatagaaatgtttttccCCCGCACCTCGCCTTTAAGAACGCACCGTATATGGACGTGTGACGTATCACCGTTGTAAAGCAGAGCCATGGCCCAGTATGTTCCTGTTGTTAAGGCTTACACCTTTACAACGGTAACACGTTGCTACAGTAGCTAACTATTATCTGTTTACGGAGTTTACACATTAATTTGTTATACAGGTGTATCTcttatttcaaataaaacttAACTCAAAACTAACCTTAATTGAATTTAATCCAAATTGCACTTTTTCTGTAAGTTATAAGAATACTTTTTAATGAAGGAATATTCAAAGAATACCTCCATAAAAGCAAATCTATTTTGATTTAACACGATTTCGAATGCCTAATAGGCTTATAGTGACTTTATCCTTGAAGTTTTCtatttagttatccgcttggtataccaagcggataactccttgttattgtatgagatcaacattttttttctgtattattagttatccgcttagtagcggataactccttgtaatcgtcctgtttcatcatattttttttttttttctgtattatacttctttccttctgtcatttttgtgcgtcgtgtttctctaaaacgtgtaaacagaacatatcgtaactttctcaacatatcgacatttacgtgaacttgtgcacctcctatttttgaatgacgtcagagttgcgcaacgtgacttatgcgcgattttatgaatttcaatgattgatcatagactaaaaaccaaacataattttgttttgacactttgtgaaaatttaagtcatatcaagcgcaaactttctatggatagcatgtttcacaaaaagttacgcgcgcacgcgcgtttaaaattttaccatgggaaaaatcaacttctaatcaactttctatgcgtttcatgtcattttgagcatgtcaaaaattcccacgcgcgcgaaaatttttacgcacgcggtgcacacgaagcgttaaaaacatatttttttcgcatgatttatgttttttcaaccttttctagtaatgttaccaacttttaaacaatttcgacttaaaattacgtcatacgagcac
Encoded here:
- the LOC140046658 gene encoding uncharacterized protein; translation: MILRKAIQRGVGAIVSFIVLQFVLFVVYLEENEEPRLSRNSPIEIEKTILSKSENTVEPNLLNIKVLKDIMLTRKVDQGVSICDGSKSVLAITFINSSPKNVDLRNAIRRSWGKHGKLKRIVTLFILGRDANFQYGESVSTENENHGDLLQGRFEDNFRTSSLKAFMALKWSQTFCPKAKFIFMVNDHNFVNYDVFFKIFGKKKKKESTFVSGNIITNRAPIREPNSKYYISPKQFGRKYFPPFCTLDSGIILSKKGANIILKEAFNSTFIPIADVFISILAEKAGVTVINDKRFTLRNLNHDTCLFRNIVTARGFDTSLLTAKLWANVSNPEFFKKCEHSEVDLIMQTNSVSNGDLFDRGFYLLVNSPDLCKNDQGKPEDIFMIVLISTLPMHVGKRDIIRKTWAKSHNVIGMAIRFLFVMGRQLKKNEDEQYKSIVKNEQIRYGDIIQADFIESFHNLTLKVALGLKWVSENCQNAEYMFKGDDDIFVNFENIISYILNLRAKGRALEKFYMGSVLPRSRIVRREKSKYYVSHKEYSGKYFPPYCSGGGYILSSDVIHGMYLKALQTPLIPIDDAFQGILAEEEGVIPMHHDGFKNWGYSDSDKCDLLKSMVVHGPYKSPVEIFKVWTNFTDASVKC